Proteins from a single region of Nitrospira sp.:
- a CDS encoding acyl carrier protein: MEVHERLEGLFREVFDDEKLVLTDETTASDIPKWDSLAHINLMFSIEQAFGVRFKGNELAEMKNIGELKSFLCNSRGR, encoded by the coding sequence ATGGAGGTGCATGAGCGGCTCGAAGGACTGTTTCGCGAAGTCTTCGACGACGAGAAGCTGGTGCTGACCGATGAGACGACCGCGAGCGACATTCCGAAATGGGATTCGCTGGCGCATATTAATCTGATGTTCAGCATCGAGCAGGCTTTTGGGGTACGGTTTAAGGGAAATGAACTGGCGGAGATGAAGAATATCGGTGAGTTGAAGTCCTTTCTCTGCAATAGCAGGGGGCGGTAA
- a CDS encoding HAD-IIIC family phosphatase: MSDQSHDRIRDATALMARADELRKSGRAGDAIPLYLEALSDPPQAGLCLKLARSYEELGNIPEACRWALTVVDAEDDFTSWQAAGRLVQRYADISGPKLRSAKVALLGSYTTAQLGQLLMLAAGRRGMRLEVVESEYGQYEQEIIDPNSRLYAFDPDFVVLAVHEGDLRLPEYSAAPQESIRAEVARWTSLWRTVKERSRARVVQHNFALPCEVPAGHLAARLPGSRYMMAQAVNARIGEEAGNAVSIVDCERLSSFVGKARWFDPRFWHLAKQAVALQAVPVLARHTAAVIGADLGLSRKCLVLDLDNTLWGGVIAEEGLAGIKLGNGVDGEAFVAFQEYILKLKHKGVILAVCSKNNHADALQPFEQHPEMRLKRDDIAVFVANWEPKPQNIRRIAQELGIGLDALVFVDDNPVEREAMRQFVPEVEVVPLPDDASYYVRALSECLSFETGSYTQEDAARAEQYRARAQIRELEATAGSIEEFYQSLHMQAIVAPFDALHLPRVAQLIGKTNQFNLTTKRHGMPQLESFVSDQKCVHLYLRLRDRFADHGLVALVIALQEGTVLDIDTWLMSCRVIGRTVEGTIMEHVCRRAEELGCTSLRGTYVPSEKNAMAEDAYAKLGFDLVSRADGRATWSYDLSAKGPIVNKFIKTVDAWEVADGGA, encoded by the coding sequence ATGTCTGACCAATCACACGACCGAATACGCGATGCGACCGCGCTTATGGCCCGCGCCGATGAATTGCGGAAGTCCGGCAGGGCCGGGGATGCCATTCCTCTCTATCTCGAAGCGCTCTCCGATCCGCCTCAGGCGGGGCTCTGCTTGAAACTCGCGCGGAGTTACGAGGAGCTGGGCAATATCCCCGAGGCCTGCCGCTGGGCGCTGACGGTGGTCGACGCCGAAGACGATTTCACATCGTGGCAGGCGGCCGGCAGGCTGGTGCAGCGCTATGCGGACATCTCCGGGCCGAAGCTCCGCTCCGCCAAGGTGGCGCTCCTCGGAAGTTATACGACCGCTCAACTGGGCCAGCTGCTGATGCTGGCGGCCGGTCGGCGGGGTATGCGTCTCGAGGTCGTGGAAAGCGAGTATGGGCAGTATGAGCAGGAGATCATCGATCCGAACAGTCGCCTCTATGCGTTCGATCCGGACTTCGTTGTGCTGGCTGTGCATGAGGGAGATCTGCGGCTTCCGGAGTACAGCGCCGCGCCGCAGGAATCGATTCGTGCGGAAGTTGCGCGCTGGACCTCGCTCTGGCGAACCGTTAAGGAACGTTCCCGGGCGAGGGTCGTTCAGCACAATTTTGCGCTGCCGTGCGAAGTGCCGGCGGGCCATCTTGCGGCGCGCCTTCCGGGGTCCCGCTATATGATGGCGCAGGCCGTCAATGCCAGGATTGGCGAAGAAGCGGGCAATGCGGTGTCGATCGTTGACTGCGAGCGACTTTCGTCGTTCGTGGGGAAAGCGCGGTGGTTCGATCCCCGCTTCTGGCATCTGGCGAAACAAGCCGTCGCGCTGCAAGCGGTCCCTGTGCTCGCCCGCCATACGGCGGCGGTCATCGGCGCTGATCTGGGATTGAGCCGGAAATGTCTTGTCCTGGATCTCGACAATACTCTCTGGGGAGGCGTGATCGCCGAAGAAGGGCTGGCCGGCATCAAATTGGGAAACGGGGTAGACGGAGAGGCGTTTGTCGCATTTCAGGAGTACATTCTCAAGTTGAAGCACAAGGGTGTGATCTTGGCGGTCTGCTCAAAAAACAATCACGCCGATGCGTTGCAGCCGTTCGAGCAGCATCCGGAGATGCGCTTGAAACGTGACGATATCGCGGTCTTTGTTGCCAATTGGGAACCAAAGCCGCAAAATATCCGCAGGATCGCACAAGAACTTGGGATAGGGTTGGATGCGCTGGTATTCGTGGATGATAACCCGGTTGAACGTGAAGCGATGAGGCAGTTTGTCCCTGAGGTCGAGGTGGTTCCGCTTCCAGACGACGCCTCTTACTATGTCAGGGCGCTGTCAGAGTGTCTGTCGTTTGAAACCGGTTCGTATACGCAGGAAGATGCCGCGCGAGCCGAACAGTACCGGGCCCGCGCGCAAATCCGGGAGCTTGAAGCGACGGCGGGATCCATCGAGGAGTTCTATCAAAGCCTTCATATGCAGGCGATCGTGGCCCCCTTCGATGCGTTGCATTTGCCCAGAGTTGCCCAGCTGATTGGCAAGACGAATCAGTTTAATCTCACCACGAAGCGCCACGGGATGCCGCAGCTGGAGAGTTTCGTCAGTGATCAAAAGTGCGTCCATCTGTACCTGCGGCTGCGGGATCGCTTCGCCGACCATGGACTGGTGGCCCTGGTCATTGCGCTGCAGGAGGGGACGGTTCTGGACATTGATACCTGGCTGATGAGTTGCCGAGTGATCGGTCGCACAGTCGAGGGGACGATTATGGAGCATGTGTGCCGGCGGGCCGAAGAACTGGGCTGCACGTCGTTGCGGGGAACCTACGTTCCCAGCGAGAAGAATGCGATGGCGGAAGATGCGTATGCAAAGCTGGGATTCGATCTGGTGAGCCGGGCCGATGGGCGAGCGACGTGGAGCTACGATCTGTCGGCCAAGGGGCCCATAGTCAATAAGTTCATCAAGACCGTGGATGCGTGGGAGGTGGCGGATGGAGGTGCATGA
- a CDS encoding SDR family NAD(P)-dependent oxidoreductase, translating into MMRAASIRFTMEDIASFSAASHDKNPLHVSEVYARATPYGEPVVFGILGALAALSRLPDRNDLILREVSLEFRNPLVVGVDYAVQIDETASLQSSVKIYDADRLMMKARFTFQAGDGRSAGAVGSEYSHSIGEAVDRQEADFEVGRRIAGVYGVSTEDFDKVVERWGLSAKGAQGIQIAAMMWTSFMVGMELPGKRAIYWRLVLEFRNDHGQPDEGPLRYDVKIKEFDERLELLHTAGDLSVGSQAYGTAHMWAFARRDSPQSSVEKLSSLMPSSHQLHGKVALVVGGSRGLGAAISQALALQGCSVIVSYHRCEAEAEQIRTRLGGRSGLLELVQGDAADLHWCRELRDRICKQYQGLDFLICNASPPIHPMPFTPEKLDQYHDFLEKSVALVSGPMSMFLSCLSERSGWNVVVSSAFVRDLPAEWPHYVTAKSAVEGLARWAAANDKRIHTLVVRPPKLLTDQTNTTLGRQGAMGVEQVAAAIVTQLCNPEPSQSVVVLESF; encoded by the coding sequence ATGATGCGCGCGGCAAGCATTCGTTTTACGATGGAAGACATCGCCTCGTTTAGTGCGGCCAGCCACGATAAGAACCCCCTGCATGTATCCGAAGTCTACGCACGTGCCACGCCCTATGGCGAGCCTGTCGTTTTCGGAATCCTCGGAGCGCTGGCAGCCCTTTCGCGTCTTCCTGATAGGAACGACCTGATACTAAGGGAGGTATCGCTGGAGTTTCGAAATCCTCTGGTTGTCGGAGTAGATTATGCCGTTCAAATCGACGAGACGGCATCTCTCCAATCCTCAGTGAAAATATATGACGCTGATCGATTGATGATGAAGGCGAGATTTACATTCCAAGCCGGCGATGGGCGCTCGGCGGGGGCGGTTGGATCAGAGTATTCGCATTCGATAGGAGAAGCGGTTGACCGACAGGAAGCGGATTTTGAGGTCGGGCGTCGCATCGCCGGAGTCTATGGTGTATCGACAGAAGACTTCGACAAGGTTGTTGAGCGATGGGGGCTTTCTGCGAAGGGCGCTCAGGGCATCCAGATTGCCGCTATGATGTGGACCAGTTTTATGGTGGGCATGGAACTTCCTGGAAAGCGGGCAATCTATTGGCGGCTGGTACTTGAATTTCGGAACGATCATGGCCAACCGGATGAGGGGCCGCTACGCTATGATGTGAAGATTAAAGAGTTCGACGAAAGGCTGGAGTTGCTCCACACTGCAGGAGATCTGTCAGTCGGATCCCAGGCCTATGGGACGGCGCACATGTGGGCCTTCGCCCGTCGAGATTCCCCGCAGTCATCTGTGGAGAAACTCTCGTCTCTTATGCCGAGTTCTCATCAGCTTCACGGAAAGGTGGCGTTAGTCGTAGGTGGAAGTCGTGGCCTCGGTGCGGCAATCAGTCAGGCTCTTGCCCTGCAAGGTTGTTCGGTTATTGTGAGCTATCATCGATGCGAGGCGGAGGCCGAACAGATTCGGACACGCCTTGGCGGCAGAAGTGGTCTTCTCGAATTGGTGCAGGGTGATGCTGCAGACCTTCATTGGTGCCGGGAATTGCGTGATCGTATTTGTAAGCAGTACCAGGGACTTGATTTCCTTATTTGCAATGCGTCACCGCCGATCCATCCTATGCCGTTTACCCCTGAAAAGCTGGATCAATACCATGATTTTCTCGAGAAGAGTGTCGCGCTAGTGAGCGGGCCAATGTCCATGTTCCTAAGCTGTCTGTCAGAGCGGTCTGGTTGGAATGTCGTTGTTTCTTCGGCATTCGTGAGGGACCTCCCGGCGGAGTGGCCGCATTACGTTACGGCTAAATCCGCTGTCGAAGGACTAGCCCGTTGGGCTGCTGCTAATGATAAGAGGATACATACACTGGTCGTGAGACCGCCGAAGCTGCTAACGGATCAGACAAACACGACATTGGGCCGCCAGGGAGCAATGGGGGTAGAGCAAGTAGCTGCCGCCATTGTCACACAGCTCTGTAATCCCGAGCCTTCACAATCGGTTGTGGTGTTGGAAAGCTTCTAA
- a CDS encoding glycosyltransferase family 4 protein: MKIVHVSTQDIRGGAARSAYRLHQGLQRIGWPSTMFVMDKTCPDQTIVRFDPPQGFVDRVGTRMRRGAIARDFVRYQASRPSGYEMFSDDRGPFPHAMVPQIPSCDVVNLHWVAGMLDYTSFLPQMTRTTPVVWTLHDMNAFTGGCHYDNRCGRFSGSCGACPQLGSHQEQDLSRAVWERKKRAIVAAKNGRLRIVTPSRWLAEEARKSSLLSEIRVDVIPYGLDLDVFTPRDKAYSRDLLGIPQDARVVFFLADVVDNRRKGFSFLLEALPHCAKRVEKLLLVSLGQQPPQADGRMPWLHLGSIHDDRLLSAVYSAADLFVLPSLQDNLANTVLEAMACGVPVVSFNSGGTPEMVRPGITGQLVLAFEVSALAATIVEMMNAPEYRKLLSENCRRLALDEYPLQLQAERYAELYRSLVSDLAN; the protein is encoded by the coding sequence ATGAAGATCGTACACGTCAGCACGCAGGATATACGTGGCGGAGCCGCGCGCTCTGCCTATCGGCTTCACCAGGGCCTCCAGCGCATCGGGTGGCCGTCGACGATGTTTGTTATGGACAAAACGTGTCCCGATCAGACGATCGTGAGGTTCGATCCCCCGCAGGGGTTTGTGGATCGGGTCGGCACCCGCATGCGTCGGGGGGCGATCGCCCGGGACTTCGTCCGGTATCAGGCTTCGCGCCCGTCGGGCTACGAAATGTTTAGCGACGATCGTGGGCCGTTCCCACATGCGATGGTACCGCAGATACCGTCTTGTGATGTGGTCAATCTCCATTGGGTTGCGGGGATGCTGGACTACACCTCGTTTCTCCCGCAGATGACTCGGACAACGCCTGTGGTGTGGACGTTACACGATATGAATGCCTTTACCGGAGGGTGCCACTATGACAATCGGTGCGGCCGTTTTTCCGGGTCCTGCGGCGCCTGTCCGCAATTGGGGTCGCACCAGGAGCAGGATCTGTCTCGCGCGGTGTGGGAACGGAAGAAGCGGGCGATCGTGGCCGCGAAAAATGGGCGCCTGCGTATTGTCACGCCCAGCCGGTGGCTTGCGGAAGAAGCCCGGAAGAGCAGCCTGTTGTCGGAGATCCGAGTTGACGTGATTCCCTATGGACTGGACCTTGACGTGTTTACTCCACGCGATAAGGCGTATTCGAGAGACCTGCTGGGGATTCCGCAGGATGCTCGTGTCGTGTTTTTCCTGGCCGATGTTGTCGATAATCGTCGCAAGGGGTTTTCTTTCTTGCTGGAGGCACTCCCGCATTGTGCGAAGCGCGTAGAGAAGTTGTTGCTGGTGTCTCTGGGGCAACAACCTCCTCAAGCAGATGGCCGTATGCCGTGGCTCCATCTTGGCTCCATCCATGACGATCGATTGCTCTCTGCCGTCTACAGTGCCGCGGACCTGTTTGTTCTTCCTTCATTGCAGGATAATCTCGCGAACACTGTACTGGAAGCCATGGCCTGCGGAGTGCCGGTGGTCAGTTTCAATTCGGGAGGGACTCCGGAAATGGTCCGCCCTGGAATAACCGGACAGTTGGTGCTGGCCTTCGAAGTCAGCGCATTGGCGGCCACCATTGTGGAGATGATGAACGCGCCTGAGTACCGCAAGCTATTGTCTGAAAACTGTCGCCGGCTTGCTCTCGACGAATACCCGCTCCAGCTTCAAGCGGAACGGTACGCCGAGTTGTATAGGTCTCTTGTGTCGGACCTTGCGAATTAA
- the asnB gene encoding asparagine synthase (glutamine-hydrolyzing) translates to MCGIVGVAGSHQAVWLQEMNGMIVHRGPDDQGIYSSPAGDVSLAMRRLSILDLAGGHQPMSSQDGSVWIVFNGEIYNAPELRADLESRGHTFVTAHSDTEVLLHLYEERGERMVDDLNGMFAFVIHDQRRNRLFGARDRMGIKPLYYSIEKGSFVFASELKSLLVSPLARSRTVNLQALSHFMQVLYVPGPEAIIDNVFRVPPGHFFVYDLKHHRFTLSQYWQIDGTRFEDHDIQEWSERLRAELRAAVSRWTLSDVPIACSLSGGIDSSAIIGLLAEQGFPQVRTYSLGFAGKEEQAWNELHLAREVADRWGTLHHELILNPTDLLNDLVEMVWHLDEPYGGGLPAWYVYREMSKDVKVGLNGMGGDELFGNDEKFRRFEDDPVLHAAVTLRQRSRSGAGALALCASPLGAVSPRLPASWPVIGRGRLFSKLSGLLETPFGSYCRANMDCVSDGQTEQFVRCDQDGPGCQSTAEYLQQIYDASRTRDLRTGLAVVDFQTQLAEEFLFMTDRFSMAHSIEARTPFLDHRLVELVFRIPPSIRTKSGDPKYLLKRAVSDLLPHALLTARKGGFTMPIGLWLRGALRPLAERLLAPERLEKQGLLRPAFYHHYVRPHLEGQADFAVHVWAAVMFQLWHLVYIEEACTEKPSFTWKDLC, encoded by the coding sequence ATGTGTGGGATTGTCGGTGTCGCGGGTTCGCACCAGGCGGTATGGCTTCAGGAGATGAACGGCATGATCGTTCATCGGGGGCCGGACGATCAAGGGATCTATTCCAGCCCTGCGGGGGACGTGTCTCTTGCCATGCGCCGGCTCAGTATCCTGGATCTCGCGGGCGGCCATCAGCCCATGAGCAGTCAGGACGGGTCTGTTTGGATCGTCTTCAATGGAGAGATCTACAATGCGCCTGAGCTAAGAGCGGATCTCGAGTCCCGCGGCCATACCTTCGTCACGGCCCATTCCGATACGGAAGTGCTGCTCCATCTCTACGAGGAGCGGGGCGAGCGCATGGTCGACGATCTGAACGGCATGTTCGCGTTTGTGATTCACGATCAACGCCGCAACCGGCTGTTCGGCGCCCGCGATCGAATGGGCATCAAGCCGCTCTACTATTCCATCGAGAAGGGTTCGTTTGTTTTCGCTTCCGAGCTCAAGAGCCTCTTGGTCTCGCCGCTGGCGCGTTCAAGAACGGTCAATCTCCAGGCCCTCTCGCATTTCATGCAGGTGCTGTATGTGCCTGGGCCGGAGGCCATCATCGACAACGTCTTCCGGGTCCCGCCCGGCCATTTCTTTGTATACGATCTGAAGCACCATCGATTCACCCTCAGTCAATACTGGCAGATCGACGGCACTCGCTTTGAAGACCACGATATCCAGGAGTGGTCGGAACGTTTGCGTGCTGAACTTCGCGCCGCCGTGAGCCGCTGGACGTTGAGCGATGTCCCAATCGCTTGTTCGTTGTCCGGTGGAATTGATTCATCCGCCATCATCGGCTTGCTGGCTGAGCAGGGGTTTCCGCAAGTGCGCACTTATTCGCTTGGCTTTGCAGGCAAGGAAGAGCAGGCCTGGAACGAATTGCATTTGGCGCGGGAGGTGGCTGATCGCTGGGGCACTCTGCATCACGAACTTATTTTGAATCCAACAGACCTTCTCAATGATCTCGTCGAGATGGTGTGGCATTTGGATGAGCCCTACGGGGGAGGACTTCCTGCCTGGTACGTCTATCGTGAGATGAGCAAGGATGTGAAGGTCGGGCTCAACGGGATGGGGGGCGACGAGCTGTTTGGAAATGATGAAAAGTTCAGGCGTTTTGAGGATGATCCGGTCCTGCATGCCGCAGTGACCCTTCGTCAGCGTTCCAGGAGCGGCGCCGGGGCGCTTGCGCTGTGCGCGAGTCCGCTGGGGGCCGTCAGTCCTCGCCTTCCTGCGTCCTGGCCCGTCATCGGGCGGGGCAGGCTTTTCTCCAAACTGTCCGGTCTGTTGGAGACACCGTTTGGATCGTATTGCCGTGCAAATATGGACTGTGTGTCTGATGGACAGACGGAGCAGTTTGTGCGGTGCGACCAGGACGGCCCGGGCTGTCAGAGTACCGCTGAGTACTTGCAGCAGATTTACGATGCCTCGCGCACGCGAGATCTTCGGACCGGCCTTGCCGTGGTGGATTTTCAAACGCAACTCGCTGAGGAGTTTCTCTTCATGACGGACCGGTTTTCCATGGCGCATAGTATTGAAGCGAGAACCCCGTTCCTCGATCACCGCCTTGTCGAACTGGTGTTTCGAATTCCTCCATCGATCCGGACCAAGAGCGGCGATCCCAAGTATCTGCTCAAGCGCGCCGTCAGTGATTTGCTCCCTCATGCATTGCTGACGGCGCGAAAGGGCGGATTTACGATGCCCATTGGATTGTGGTTGCGAGGGGCTCTTCGCCCATTGGCGGAGCGGTTGTTGGCGCCGGAACGGCTGGAGAAGCAAGGCTTGTTGCGACCTGCGTTCTATCACCACTATGTGAGGCCACATCTTGAGGGGCAGGCCGATTTCGCCGTCCACGTCTGGGCTGCGGTAATGTTTCAGCTCTGGCATCTGGTGTATATCGAAGAGGCCTGCACGGAGAAGCCCTCGTTCACGTGGAAGGACTTGTGTTGA
- a CDS encoding glycosyltransferase family A protein yields the protein MFPRVTIGIPIYKRLEFIPQALRVVLAQDYPEIECIVSDNGMNGSKVADLVSRHYSRPYRFRQNPETVIVSEHFNQIVQEATGKYFILFQDDDEMSPNFVSDLVALLERHPSAAVAISKQEAVDPGGRVLRKSLDVVPEILSGEEFVKAWCQGSYLFECFATILFRTEEAKACGGYPRIALSGGNGVDDALLLKLCLGRNVAFSTQCTHRKRTYEESMGFSCDYRSLVYGYTQFFTFLDSDPVIRRYAHSHLDQYHAVKQQIVKMLWKTCFHRWNGMYRERLSPFEWVRSAFAMPFIPEYYAAVGSTLAEAAKAAAFDRGKKLFPWAHRLYRSIKHDAR from the coding sequence ATGTTTCCGCGGGTAACCATAGGCATACCGATCTACAAGCGGCTGGAGTTTATCCCTCAGGCTCTCCGCGTCGTGCTTGCGCAGGACTACCCGGAGATTGAGTGCATCGTGTCAGACAATGGCATGAACGGGAGCAAGGTGGCCGACCTGGTCTCCCGACATTATTCTCGACCGTACCGGTTCCGCCAGAATCCGGAAACGGTTATCGTCAGTGAGCATTTCAATCAGATTGTTCAGGAGGCCACAGGTAAGTATTTCATCCTGTTTCAAGACGATGACGAGATGAGTCCTAATTTCGTATCCGACCTTGTCGCGCTCCTTGAGCGGCATCCCTCCGCGGCTGTCGCCATCTCCAAGCAGGAGGCGGTCGATCCTGGCGGGCGGGTCTTACGCAAATCGTTGGATGTGGTTCCCGAGATCCTGTCCGGCGAGGAGTTTGTCAAAGCGTGGTGCCAAGGTTCGTATCTATTTGAATGCTTTGCGACGATCCTATTTCGGACCGAAGAGGCTAAGGCTTGTGGAGGTTATCCGCGGATAGCTCTCTCTGGCGGCAATGGGGTGGATGACGCACTTTTGTTGAAATTGTGCCTGGGCCGAAACGTGGCTTTCAGTACGCAGTGTACCCATCGAAAGCGTACGTATGAGGAAAGCATGGGGTTTTCGTGCGACTACCGATCCCTTGTCTATGGGTACACACAATTCTTTACGTTCCTTGACTCGGATCCTGTCATCCGGCGGTACGCCCATAGCCACCTCGATCAATATCACGCGGTAAAACAACAAATTGTCAAAATGCTCTGGAAAACCTGTTTCCACCGCTGGAACGGGATGTATCGGGAGCGCCTATCCCCATTCGAGTGGGTCCGTTCAGCCTTTGCCATGCCCTTCATTCCTGAGTATTACGCAGCCGTCGGGTCGACGCTAGCCGAAGCGGCAAAAGCGGCGGCCTTTGATCGGGGCAAGAAGCTGTTTCCTTGGGCCCATCGTCTCTATCGTTCAATCAAGCACGATGCGCGATGA